A stretch of Mesorhizobium sp. L-2-11 DNA encodes these proteins:
- a CDS encoding tyrosine-type recombinase/integrase, whose translation MQRSDPQPTACDNSLTARFIGMRSPVHLAWCSEIRAIPFKKTAKTAIGCLEKAEMDALLGQPDRRTGLGVRDHALLLFLYNSGARADEAAKLTVGNLQLGASPSVRLHGKGNKVRICPLWPTTATSLTRLVTDRDQSDAVFLGRTKEPLTRFGIHRVVTQYAALASKTVPTLATKRVSPHTIRHTTAVHLLRAGVDINTIRAWLGHVSLDTTNIYAEVDLEMKDKALAKVDISGLRESPRQRSLPSLVAFLKPCRLQPSPFMLRAGPGKPPPSLARLQQPQHKFGRNITTIAVTVGMRPTSSTARSAQFGSVRRRVPCLTPLRLKSLCSSASSVSSPGKSQLNPTAAARCKLSCTVLRYPQYDRNLAGARPASGKPKHLSQLSHGQPSRCRHQNVPVHGEVIVAKVADPGGNLQLPKTGRSLIGMAAGFTSKSAIRLAGVVLA comes from the coding sequence ATGCAGCGAAGCGACCCGCAACCAACGGCTTGCGACAATTCACTCACTGCACGCTTCATCGGCATGCGTTCGCCGGTCCACTTGGCCTGGTGTTCCGAGATAAGGGCAATACCATTCAAGAAGACGGCAAAGACCGCGATCGGATGTCTCGAAAAGGCCGAAATGGATGCGCTCCTCGGTCAACCCGACAGGCGTACGGGTCTTGGGGTGCGCGACCATGCCCTGCTGCTATTCCTGTACAACAGCGGTGCTCGCGCCGATGAGGCAGCAAAATTAACGGTTGGCAATCTTCAACTGGGCGCGTCTCCGTCAGTGCGCCTTCATGGCAAGGGAAACAAGGTCCGGATCTGCCCATTGTGGCCAACGACGGCAACCTCATTGACCCGCCTCGTGACCGATCGGGATCAGAGCGATGCAGTCTTTCTGGGGCGAACGAAGGAGCCTTTGACACGGTTCGGAATACACCGCGTCGTGACGCAATATGCCGCCTTGGCGAGCAAAACCGTGCCGACCTTGGCCACGAAGCGCGTCAGCCCGCATACGATTCGGCACACGACAGCCGTCCACCTCCTGCGTGCCGGCGTCGATATCAACACGATCCGTGCCTGGCTCGGCCACGTGTCGTTGGACACCACGAACATCTATGCGGAGGTCGACCTCGAAATGAAGGACAAGGCGTTGGCCAAGGTCGATATCAGCGGCTTGAGGGAGTCACCTCGGCAACGTTCTCTGCCGTCATTGGTGGCATTCCTAAAGCCTTGTAGACTCCAACCGTCGCCCTTTATGTTGCGAGCCGGGCCAGGGAAACCGCCGCCATCTCTGGCTCGCCTCCAACAACCGCAACATAAATTTGGCCGCAACATAACGACTATAGCCGTAACCGTCGGGATGCGACCCACGAGCTCGACCGCAAGATCGGCCCAGTTCGGTTCCGTGCGTCGTCGCGTACCCTGTTTGACGCCGTTGCGACTGAAGAGCTTGTGCTCAAGCGCATCGTCGGTCAGCTCGCCCGGCAAGAGCCAGCTCAATCCAACCGCGGCTGCACGCTGCAAATTATCCTGCACCGTACTGCGCTATCCCCAATACGACCGCAATCTCGCGGGAGCCCGTCCCGCTTCCGGCAAGCCGAAGCATTTGTCTCAATTGTCTCATGGTCAGCCTTCTCGTTGCCGGCATCAAAATGTCCCCGTTCATGGCGAGGTGATTGTTGCCAAAGTTGCTGACCCAGGAGGTAATCTTCAGTTGCCGAAAACCGGCCGGTCTTTGATCGGAATGGCGGCCGGCTTCACGTCGAAATCCGCAATCAGGTTGGCCGGCGTGGTGTTGGCGTAA
- a CDS encoding site-specific integrase produces MEHLVTERNLSRNTQSSYRDTLTLLLPFASKQGGCAVDRMTVEELTPAIVRKFVDHLEHDRRCSEATRNQRLATIHSLHASSACVRRSTWPGVPR; encoded by the coding sequence TTGGAACATCTGGTCACCGAGCGCAATCTTTCCCGCAACACCCAATCCAGCTACCGCGATACATTGACACTGTTGCTGCCGTTTGCCAGCAAACAGGGAGGCTGCGCCGTCGATCGTATGACCGTGGAAGAGCTGACGCCGGCAATTGTCCGCAAGTTCGTGGACCACCTGGAACATGATCGCCGATGCAGCGAAGCGACCCGCAACCAACGGCTTGCGACAATTCACTCACTGCACGCTTCATCGGCATGCGTTCGCCGGTCCACTTGGCCTGGTGTTCCGAGATAA